The segment AAGGTAGCGACGTCCGAGGCTATGTGGCATGGAGTTTAATGGATAATTTCGAATGGAGGGCCGGTCTTACCGAGCGCTTTGGATTGTATTATGTGGACTATGAAGATCCCTCACGAACCAGAATTGCCAAAACATCGGCTAAGGTATACGCAAACATTATCAAAACTAGGATGATTGATCCGGATTATCTACCTGAGCCCGATGTGTTCATTCCTGGTCCAGAGGATATGCCGTAATGTGTAAATTTTTAACGCTAAACTTTGATCGGCCTTTAAGGTATTATTGCACTAAAAATGCGTTAATCTTGACCGaaacctttgataaagttgaaattattctaAAAAATCCGTTCTTTTTAGTTTTGGTGTGAACAAATTCACAATTATCTACaatactattattcttacagaaaagtGAAGTTCAACTTGTTCAAACTAATTTTTCTCGtctttaatatgaaaaaaaaccAGAGTGATTGTGTAACAGACACGTTTACCTATTACTTATTTAAACTATAAGTGTGGCTTTTGTGCtctcaagaggcttcagtggggtAATATAGAACTCAACACAAAGGTATAGTTTTGGGGGGCTAAGAATAAACCTATGCTGAAGtaactttgacatcgaatggcctgattctataTAGATTCAAACCCACGTACACTCGCTCACCAATGCAAAGTCGGCAACCTTCGGCTACAGAGAGCCCCCTGCGCAACCTAACTATATAGGGTTCTAATGTAACGCCAAATGCCCTGATACGGGGTTTCACGATTAACGTATTCACGAACACAATGTGTGTCAAATATCAGATCGTGCTTTAAATCTGATATTTTCTATTTATAACCTGCTGATTAGGATAATTATATTTCGCTGTGAGTTTACACATCCGCTCAGATCGATCAGAACTATTCTGGCCGCACGATTGTTCGATTGGGGAAATTACAATCTTTGATGAAGACCGTTGCCGAAAAGACCCCAGCCGAGGATTATGCGCCACAATAACTGATAGCTTATCAATTGAAATTGTCTGTTAGTATATCATGTCAACTTGTCAGATACTTCAGTAGTGCACAAAGCGCCAATTGCACCGGGTTAACATGTGGGCTTCAATAGCCATTGCAGTGCAGTTCGtgtaaaataaacatttattaTTTTGACGATTTCGAATTTACACATTGGCTTTGATACATTACAGTATTTTGGCACTAGGCGCCGAAGAGCGGAAATTTCCGGCAGAATTCAAATTCGGAGTAGGTACGTCCGCGTACCAGATCGAAGGAGCGTGGAATGTCGACGGTAAAGGGGAATCTATTTGGGATCACTTGTGCCACAATTATCCAGAAAAGATCGCTGACCGATCGAACGGTGATGTGGCATGCGATAGTTACAACAATGTGGGTATCGTAACCCAGGTTGGTCATTATTGTCTTCATTAATAATACTTTTAGTGGAAACGGGATGTTGAAATGATACGGGAGCTAGGAGTAAACATGTATCGTTTCTCAATGGCATGGAGTAGGCTTCTGCCCACTGGAATTAGCAACGAAATTAACCAGGCTGGTGTTGATTACTATAATAAACTGATCAATGAGCTGCTCCAATATGGTATTGAACCAATGGTAACGTTGTATCATTGGGATCTGCCACAACGCTTGCAAGAGATGGGAGGCTGGACGAACAGAGAAATTATAGGCCACTTTAAAGAGTATGCCAGGACAGCGTTCGAACTGTTCGGGGATCGAGTTAAATGGTGGACTACATTCAACGAGCCACTgcaaacttgtttgttttcttaTGAGTATGATTCAATGGCACCGGGCTATGATTTTGCGGCCATTCCCTGCTACTTATGTAGTCATCATCTTCTTCTATCCCATGCTGAAGCTGTTCATCTGTACCGAACGCAGTTTCAACCTTCTCAAAAAGGTGCATCTGTTCCTTATGGATGTGATAATAcgcatttatttattatttctttttttagGCATCATCGGAATCACGTCGGACACATCTTGGAATGAACCTAGAAGCGATACTGCTGAGGATCGAGAAGCTGCTCATAGGTCATTGCAGTTTTATGTAAGCATACTGGTTCAGTTTTTATATGACAAACCTAGAATATTAAAATACCAAATCTTCAACAGCTGGGCTGGTTCATGAATCCGATATTTTCCAAAACAGGAAACTACCCACAAGTAATGATTGATCGTGTTGGCAACCTGAGTTTACTACAAGGTTTCAGCAGTTCACGCATGCCCCAATTTACAGAAGATGAGATCGAAAAACTGAAAGGATCGTCTGATTATTTTGGAATTAACACCTATACGACATCCATCGTGTATTCGAATGATGTTGAAAATTCCGCAAATTATCGAATTCCATCATTCGATCACGATCGAAATGCAGTAGGGTTTCAGAATCAGGAATGGCCTGGTTCCGGATCCGATTGGCTTAAAGTTTATCCCAAGGGAATGTACAGCTTGTTGGGTTGGATTCGTGACGAGTACAATAATCCGCCTGTGTATGTAACTGAAAACGGTGTTAGTGATCGTGGAGGTACCAAGGACCTAGCACGTATAGACTACTACAACCAGTATTTGAATGCTGTCCTGGATGCAATGGAGGAAGGCAGTGACGTGCGAGGTTATGTAGCTTGGAGTCTGATGGATAATTTCGAATGGCGAGCAGGACTGACAGAACGTTTCGGTTTGTACTATGTTGATTATCAGGATCCTAAAAGGACCAGATATGCAAAAAGCTCGGCTAAAGTGTACGCTAATATAATAAAAACAAGAATGATCGATCCGGACTATTTACCTGAACCGGAAATATTCATTCCGGATTCTGGATCCGGTGTAAGTATAACTATTGTAAACATTTTGTTGGTAATATGTTTTTTAGTTTCATATCTTAGAATATTCGTCAaataaactgtttttttttaaattatggttgaTTTTACATATAATTTTGAAAGGTAACTGCGATTTATGAAACTGCAGCAGTAAGAGAATGATTTGTTGAATACATTGAATACATGAATACAAAGTTTATCTTAATTTAGTGTAGGTTTTTAAAGTCAGAATTTCATCTCATTTCCGTGACTTTTACATTTACTCATTTTTCTTTACCTCATTATTAGTGACTTTTCACAATTTGTGCACAAAATATGGCATAATATATGGCACAGCATTTAAGTATAATTTGTGTTCAATATTTGTgccatattttgtattttttgtcacttgcttttttgatatttttgtttatttattaggccattacaaatattttataaagtttctgTCCTTCCGTTGTTGGGCAACGAGGCGTTGGGGGGGACGAAAAAACAATGAGATTTAAAAaaagcgaaattttttttagcaataTAAGTGATttaatatacgttattattttcaatataaaaacTTACCAAAAGAGAGACAccaactagcaccaaatcgtacatcattgtacgaaaattatcttaAATATCTCTTGACAAAGTTTCGAATTGTagctaaagcttaataaagtgcacCCAAGTTAATTTtgagtcgtatataatgataataaccgATATAcatgcgattttcagcacaaaattttATAGCAGTATAGCAGTATCGGATTTTATAGTATATACATAATTATAAAGATGAAATGCGTataattattcctcatcacgcatatcacctccaaaatagtacggatttgtcaattttgcgcatcaaatacgatttgttAGCATGCATATATGTTTGCAATCCTGTTTTTTttactttgatatacatataaaaatgctagctgggacaaaatcgaaaaagaaaattacCGTGTTTTGATCATAACAttgtttgaacttccacttttgtttcataCTAGAAGTGttaaaaaaactcatttttcgagttattAGGCTATAGAGCCCAATATGATCTAATGATTTGATTATATGCAAAAGATTTTAACTCATGTACAataaatttttttgccccccgatttttagagccaatttcgaagggggtgggggggggggagcgtgttgacaaaaactttagaaataatttgcaatggccttagttGCATTatttaccatgctgcatcaaaatccggacgttactaatatccggacaccttcactaatttatccttattaagtaATAATATGTACAAATTATGAGGTGTAGCGGCGTGGATTACTCTGCAAATATATCgtaagatcgtttaaacatagtcagtggttaagtaggctgcgcgaaataacttaaataaatccaaacgtaacgttggtgtcgaacagtgtcttttttctgcgagtttttttTAGATTACTAAACAGCAGTGTtttcgcgatttaaggttttgggagcttattattacaaagaaaccaactttttaggcttagtatcaacaaagaaggttagttttcaataattgagacggtgtcattcattaatgtgtcgaaataaagtgtatttttataaataattacgctgtccggaattaaaaccatgtttttaaatccggacatgttTGATTATTGATGGtaactagggtatgttgctacatcgtcgtaattgcctattcccgtcatatctaacacaaattattaaaaatatcagcatttttatgacacacaatgcaaaactagttattccctaatattttagttagttctctatcatacgcaatcaatcaaagtgagctgagatctatttaaatgctttttatcattaaagaagtcctagcagccaaatttcctacgttttttcgtgcgacgaagaagacaatgtcgacaaatcgttttaatttccgtcattcataaatgaaaataactcacgcaaggcattgtcgttattctacagccagaaaaacttgcctgaccagcagaaattttgtagaataacatttgtcatgccgtcctatacaaatacatgcgcgttagcttcgtaaacattgttgtgatttttagttcggacgatgaaaaattttgttggacggattttaaaacggtacgacgaattttagcaataaagtcagttgcgtaatttcaataatatgctttaatagtcgcttttcagtgatttcaaagttcacggatcggaaggtaagtgtgttttagtcaaatcagtacaagcacttttggagtattcactaaatccatccagcaaatgatgaaaattagaatggctttccttattacgacggaaattagaaaaagaccctacctactgtttttcttagaaaatgcgaaaggacacACTGAACCAGGCAGAAGGTGTGGTAGGAGAAGGAGTCTCGATCCATggaaccgtcaaaatatttggaaatgcaAAATACTTCAAGGCAATTAATGTAGAAGTATTTAATCACTTTCGTTCTCTGGTTAGGTACGTGGGTCAGTGTAGTACTTTACTAAAATCGCCGTGTAAtggcattaaaagtaaaaaaaatgtatagagagatgattatttaatactacaAGTGACAGGTTGTTTACTtataggcatacatttcttagacaaaatatgaaaaagttttgcctgtccggaaaatgattcaaaagtgtccggatattgattcactgagatgtcaggtgtccggatttatgaacaagacaagcctgtttatttctcttattttaatgtttttattgggttttcattgtaaaattgacgtgttattgcgaatttaagctttatatttgattatagtacaaagcaattactagaatgttgcgaaaatattgtttacggagcatattaaaaatatgacctgcttaagtgtccggatattgatgcagcatggtaataTTTGCATTATtgtattatttattttgttgcGTGATGGGGAAAAAAGGGGAACCCGTGTTAAACTCCTGTTTATGTTGGAAGGGATTCTTATCTACCCGTAGAATATGCGTAAGTGCCTCTGCTTACGAGTCCACCCAACCCTTTTTGACCCTTCTTACAACATATACGTGAAAGCTTTTGTTTGTTATCATTTGGTaccatttttgtgtcattttcctttttttttggtataattTTTCAATCCTGCAATCATTTGTTATGTttgttttgtattatttctgtgtcatttttcatttctgtgcTTGTTTTCTTATTATTTCATTGCCTTGAGGTTTTTTTGTGTCAGTTCATTTTGTGTGTATTTTTAGTGGTCTTTTATGTATATTATCtcttttcttttgtttgtttttgcggTTCTGTTAGCGGCGTTCTATccggttttattttattatggcGTTATGTTTATATTATTTCTTATATAAATTTGAACcagtttttataacaaacaataaaGACAAGataagacaagacaagacaagacaagacaagacaagacaagacaagacaagacaagacaagacaagacaagacaagacaagacaagacaagacaagacaagacaagacaagacaagacaagacaagacaagacaagacaagacaagacaagacaagacaagacaagacaagacaagacaagacaagacaagacaagacaagacaagacaagacaagacaagacaagacaagacaagacaagacaagacaagacaagacaagacaagacaagacaagacaagacaagacaagacaagacaagacaagacaagacaagacaagacaagacaagacaagacaagacaagacaaga is part of the Sabethes cyaneus chromosome 2, idSabCyanKW18_F2, whole genome shotgun sequence genome and harbors:
- the LOC128736090 gene encoding lactase/phlorizin hydrolase-like, which produces MIRELGVNMYRFSMAWSRLLPTGISNEINQAGVDYYNKLINELLQYGIEPMVTLYHWDLPQRLQEMGGWTNREIIGHFKEYARTAFELFGDRVKWWTTFNEPLQTCLFSYEYDSMAPGYDFAAIPCYLCSHHLLLSHAEAVHLYRTQFQPSQKGIIGITSDTSWNEPRSDTAEDREAAHRSLQFYLGWFMNPIFSKTGNYPQVMIDRVGNLSLLQGFSSSRMPQFTEDEIEKLKGSSDYFGINTYTTSIVYSNDVENSANYRIPSFDHDRNAVGFQNQEWPGSGSDWLKVYPKGMYSLLGWIRDEYNNPPVYVTENGVSDRGGTKDLARIDYYNQYLNAVLDAMEEGSDVRGYVAWSLMDNFEWRAGLTERFGLYYVDYQDPKRTRYAKSSAKVYANIIKTRMIDPDYLPEPEIFIPDSGSGLTQVTSAPRR